Genomic DNA from Inediibacterium massiliense:
CAAATTCTAATAATAGGTCATGAGATCCCAGCTCAATTTCTGAATTAATTTTAATGCCTTTTGATAAAATATAATTTTCCACATATTTTCTTGAATTAGACTTAGTATCAAGTAATATCAGTGGTAATTGTGATAATTCTTCAAAACTTAAAGGCATAGAAAGAGTCTTTTTATACTTTTCTCCACATACAAAAATATCTTGCACATCCATACATTTTTTGATTTCTAAAGAAGCATCTTCAATAGGAAAATTACAAATTGCAATATCAATTGTGCCTGACTTTAACATAGCGCAAAGTTCTAATGTAGTTCTATTTACAATTTTTAGCTTAATATTAGGGTATTCATTATGAAATTTATCTAAATATGGCAGTAAAAAATATCTTGAAATAGCATCTCCTACTCCTATTTTTAAATCTCCTAACATGATATTTTTAAATTCTAACAGTTTTTCTTCCCCTGCATGAATTAGATTGATAGCAGAATTTACATACTCAAATAAGAGTCTCCCTTCGTCTGTAAGAATGACTCCCCTAGATGTTCTTGTAAAGAGACGTATCTCAAGTTCTCCTTCTAATTGCATAATGGCTTGACTTACGGCTGGTTGTGTCATATACAGTGCTTTCGCTCCCTTAGAAAAGCTTTCGCATTTTGCTACTTGACAAAAAATTTTATATAAATCTAATTTACTTATCATATAAGTTCTCCTTATACCTTCTATTATGTATATTTATTTTACTTATACCATAAATATATTATATAGTACAAGTATAAGAGGTAAATATATACTCATCTAAATTGAAAAAATTAAGGAGATACATAAAATGGAAAGAGTTGTTGGAACTGTAGTGAGAGGTTTACGTGCCCCAATTATCAATAAGGGAGACAATATTACACAAATCGTTGTAGACACTGTATTAAAAGCTTCAGAAATAGGAGGATATTCTATTCATGATAAGGATATTGTTACTGTAACAGAATCAGTAGTCGCTCGTTCTCAAGGAAATTATGCAACCATTGATCACATTGCAAAAGATGTAAGTTCTAAGTTTGGAAATGATACCATAGGAGTAATATTCCCTATTTTGAGCCGTAACCGTTTTGCTATTTGCCTTCGTGGTATTGCAAAAGGAGCTAAAAAAATTGTTTTAATGCTTAGCTATCCTTCTGATGAGGTAGGTAATCATTTAGTAACTATGGATATGATTGATGAAAAAGGAATCAATCCTTGGACAGATGTTTTAACAGAAGAGGAATTCCGTAACCATTTCGGATATAAAAAACATGTTTTTACTGGTGTAGATTATATTGATTATTATAAGTCTTTAATTGAAGAATTTGGAACTGAATGTGAAGTAATCTTTTCAAATAATCCAAAAACGATTTTAAATTATACAAAAAATGTTCTTACTTGTGATATTCATACTAGATTTAGAACAAAAAAAATATTAAAAGCAAATGGTGGAAATAAAATTTATAGCCTTGATAATATTTTATCCACATCTGTTGATGGAAGTGGTTATAATGAAGCTTATGGTCTTTTAGGTTCAAATAAAGCAACAGAAGAAAGCATTAAGCTTTTCCCTCGTAATTGTCAACCTGTAGTAGATGGTATACAAGCTATAATTAAAGAAAAGACAGGTAAAACTGTAGAAGTTATGATTTATGGCGATGGAGCTTTTAAAGATCCAGTAGGTAAGATTTGGGAACTTGCTGACCCTGTTGTATCACCAGCTTATACATCAGGACTAGAGGGTACCCCTAACGAAGTTAAATTAAAGTATCTTGCTGATAATAATTTTTCTCATTTAAAAGGAGAAGAACTTAAAAAGGCTATTTCAGAATACATTATCAATAAAGAATCAGATCTTGTAGGTGCTATGGAATCACAAGGTACTACTCCAAGACAACTTACGGATCTTATAGGATCACTATCTGACTTAACTTCAGGTAGCGGAGATAAAGGTACTCCTATTATATACATCCAAGGTTATTTTGATAATTATACAAAATAATAATAATCTTCTGAGTCATTCATCCTCACTTTATTTCAAGTGAGGATTTTTTAATGAACATATACCTGTTTTACAAAAAATAAAAATTACTATCATAAATCATTCATTATCTATGATAGTAATTTTTAGGAAAGATACGCTTCACAAATCTATGTAAGTTCTCCAATATAAAAATTTATGATAAGTGAATCCTTTACTTATTTTTATATTCTTCCATCTGCTTTAAATAATTGATTTGAGTTTCTGTTTTTTCACCATATTTTATATTATCGCTTACCGGATTTTGATTCATATGATCAGAACTAGAACTTATATCCATTTTCATTTGTTCAAATTCATCCTTTGTAAGCTCTATATAACTCCCACATCTCGGACAAGCAATACAGTATTGTTTTCTATAGGGTATGATTGGAATAAAGAATAATGTAAACCATGTTCTTACAATACACAAATTCCAAATTTCAGCACTATTACAATAGCTGCATGAACGCTGAAAAACTGCTCCAATAATTTTTCTAGTTACTTTTCCCCATCCCCAGATTATCATTTCATCACCTCATATGAATATTTTTCATAATTATACCACTGAATTGTGATTATTACAATATATGACATAAATCTACATAATTTTCTAAATATAATTCATTTCGTATGATTACAAAACAGTTCATCTAATAACTATTATTCATATATTCATTCTTCATTTACAGATCTTAAATATTCCATATTGATTAGATGCTTTTTTAACATCTCTTTGTTTCCTAAATCTATTTTTTCTTTTCTGATTAACTTATTTATGTAACTTATATTATCTTTTATTAAATCCTTATTTGTAATATGGCCATGGCTTTGTATAACAATATCTGCATTGATTTGTAAATACCTTTCTAAAGTCTCTTTATATTTATCTAATTCACTCCAACACATGAAGGATGGTATAGGATCATCAATATTATCTCCTACAAATAATATTTTATCTTTATAATCATAACAAGATGATGAATCATCTGAATGTCCTGGCGTATAAAAAAACTTTACACCTTCTTCTTTAAATTCTATTTCTTCTTTAAAAATAGTATTAGGTAAAACAATTTCTATCTTATCTTTTGCAAATTGTTTTTCATGTTTGATTAAATCTTCTTGTCCATATTTTAATATATATTTTTCACATAATTCATGAGAGATTATTTGAAAATCTTTAAACTCACTATTTCCCCATATGTGGTCCCAATGACTATGAGAATTAAATACTATATACTGTTTTTTTCCAAAATTATCTTCAAGATATTTTTTAATTTCTTTTATATAAGATGGTCCTAAATAAGTATCACATATGAAAAAATATCTGTTTCCATTAATAACATATATATTGGTTACACAATCATAATCTAGATTTTTAAGCTCAAAAAAAGTAAACAAAATTCCTCTTTGACCTACTCTTTTAATATTCATACTATGTATTCTCCTTGTCCGCATAGGTTTATTGTCACTTTACTTGTATAGAAATATTAGATCCTCATTCCAATCTCAAAGTTTCTATTCACACTACCAAACTACTACCATTTTAGCATAAAATGGTAAATATAATTATATCATTTTCGCTTATTTTATTGTTTATATTTTCCATTTTCCTATTTTGCTCTCAATTTCTTGATTTTTCTTGTACTTCCTTTCATTTTCTTTTATATTTATAAATTTTTTTATATACTTATAAAAAGATTCATGCTATTATAAACAGGTATCTCACTTGTTTGTATAGTATTTAGACTTATAGGAGGATGAAGAATGACCAATGAAACAAAAGTTAAAGTCGTAACAGCTGATCCTTCAGCATTAGGACTTTTTGGACTGGCAATCATTACATTAGTTGCATCATCTCAAAAACTCGGAATGACTTCAGGAGTATCATTTGTTTTACCATGGGCAATATTTTTAGGAGCTACTGCTCAATTATTTGCATGCATCAATGACTTTAAACACAACAATACATTTGGTGCTACTGCTTTTGGTGCTTATGCATTTTTCTGGTATGCAGTTGGATTTACATGGTTCATACAAAATGGTGTATTTGGTCCTAAATTATCAGCTGCTGCTGATCCTAAGCAATTAGGATTTGCTTTCTTAGGATACTTAATATTTTCATTATTTATGACTATAGGTTCCATGGAAACTCACAAGGTATTATTTATAATTTTCGTCCTTATAGACTTTTTATTTATAGGTTTAACATTGACTTCATTTGGTATAATGGAGCATACTACTCATCAACTTGCAGCATATTCTGAATTATCAATAGCAATCATGTCATTTTATGGCTCAGCTGCTGCTGTATTAAATACTCATTTTGGAAGAGCATTTTTACCAGTTGGAAATCCTTTTGGTATATTCAAAAAATAATTATTATACTCTTTCAAAATATTTTAAAGTATATTTATAACCAGTCGTTCATGTGAATATATAAAAAAATAAAAGACTTCTAAGGAGTCTTTTATTTTTTTCATTCATCCAATCACTTTTCACTATAAATCCTTTTTGCATTTTAACCTGACAAAAATACATCTTACAGGTATGAATATTGCTCATCGATATATTCAATACTATACTTATATTAAAGATACGGGTCCTTATTTTTAAATCCATCATAGGAGAATATTTATGAAAATAACCGTTGAGCATATGGACATTGACGAAAATGAAATCATACTTCGTTGCAAAAGTATAGATGATGAAATGCTTCATATCTTATCATTTTTAAAATCTAGATCACAAAAGCTCTGTGCATTTAAAGATAGAAATGAATTAATTTTGTTGTCTCCAGACAATGTTTATTACTGTGAATCTGTTGATGAAAAAGTTTTTTTATACTGTAAAAATGATGTTTATCAAACAGCTCTGAACTTATCAGAACTAGAAAATAATTATTCATCTGTTGGATTTTTAAGAATCAGCAAGTCCATGATCGTAAATCTTTATAAGATTAAAAAATTAAGAAGTTATACTTCAGGAAGAATAGAAGTGGTTATGAAAAATGATGAAAAAATTATTGTATCTAGACATTATGCTCCAATATTAAGACAAAAGCTTGAAATATAAAAAAACTTTTTTGAAATGCCTGACGGAAATTATATATTTATTCACAATTTTATCAAGTATATAATTTCCTATGTATTATAAAATAATGAAATGGGGGATTTAGATATGAATATGTTTAATAGATTTTATAGATTTGGATCTGTAGTAAAACCAAAGGCTTCATTATATTGTTTAGGAATCGTATTCTTTATTAGCATAACGAACTTATGCTTTGATATAACTACAATCCATATATTAACGCTTTTGCAGACATTCGTTGTTTCTATGGTAATCGCTTTAATAGAATATTTTTCTTTCAATAATTATGATGAACTATCCAAAGAAAAGAAAAAAACAAATACTATTATCTGGGCTATACTCACAAATATAATTATTGTTTCATCATCCATTATATTTAAATGGTTTCCAACATTGCCTTTATGGACTATTATTGTTCTTTTCATTATCCTTGAAATCTCAATCATTTCTATGCGCTATAGTATCTATATAATTAATTTAGCTGATACAAAAGATTTAAATAGTAAACTTCAAAAATATCAACAAGATACTTTGAAATAA
This window encodes:
- a CDS encoding acetate uptake transporter, whose protein sequence is MTNETKVKVVTADPSALGLFGLAIITLVASSQKLGMTSGVSFVLPWAIFLGATAQLFACINDFKHNNTFGATAFGAYAFFWYAVGFTWFIQNGVFGPKLSAAADPKQLGFAFLGYLIFSLFMTIGSMETHKVLFIIFVLIDFLFIGLTLTSFGIMEHTTHQLAAYSELSIAIMSFYGSAAAVLNTHFGRAFLPVGNPFGIFKK
- a CDS encoding LysR family transcriptional regulator gives rise to the protein MISKLDLYKIFCQVAKCESFSKGAKALYMTQPAVSQAIMQLEGELEIRLFTRTSRGVILTDEGRLLFEYVNSAINLIHAGEEKLLEFKNIMLGDLKIGVGDAISRYFLLPYLDKFHNEYPNIKLKIVNRTTLELCAMLKSGTIDIAICNFPIEDASLEIKKCMDVQDIFVCGEKYKKTLSMPLSFEELSQLPLILLDTKSNSRKYVENYILSKGIKINSEIELGSHDLLLEFARINLGIACVIKEFSQAYLKNGILYEVKTMEEIPKRSIGICFLKSVSLSQASKKFLEILDVDGLTCC
- a CDS encoding MBL fold metallo-hydrolase; protein product: MNIKRVGQRGILFTFFELKNLDYDCVTNIYVINGNRYFFICDTYLGPSYIKEIKKYLEDNFGKKQYIVFNSHSHWDHIWGNSEFKDFQIISHELCEKYILKYGQEDLIKHEKQFAKDKIEIVLPNTIFKEEIEFKEEGVKFFYTPGHSDDSSSCYDYKDKILFVGDNIDDPIPSFMCWSELDKYKETLERYLQINADIVIQSHGHITNKDLIKDNISYINKLIRKEKIDLGNKEMLKKHLINMEYLRSVNEE
- a CDS encoding coenzyme F420-0:L-glutamate ligase, coding for MERVVGTVVRGLRAPIINKGDNITQIVVDTVLKASEIGGYSIHDKDIVTVTESVVARSQGNYATIDHIAKDVSSKFGNDTIGVIFPILSRNRFAICLRGIAKGAKKIVLMLSYPSDEVGNHLVTMDMIDEKGINPWTDVLTEEEFRNHFGYKKHVFTGVDYIDYYKSLIEEFGTECEVIFSNNPKTILNYTKNVLTCDIHTRFRTKKILKANGGNKIYSLDNILSTSVDGSGYNEAYGLLGSNKATEESIKLFPRNCQPVVDGIQAIIKEKTGKTVEVMIYGDGAFKDPVGKIWELADPVVSPAYTSGLEGTPNEVKLKYLADNNFSHLKGEELKKAISEYIINKESDLVGAMESQGTTPRQLTDLIGSLSDLTSGSGDKGTPIIYIQGYFDNYTK
- a CDS encoding zinc-ribbon domain-containing protein, translating into MIIWGWGKVTRKIIGAVFQRSCSYCNSAEIWNLCIVRTWFTLFFIPIIPYRKQYCIACPRCGSYIELTKDEFEQMKMDISSSSDHMNQNPVSDNIKYGEKTETQINYLKQMEEYKNK
- a CDS encoding LytTR family DNA-binding domain-containing protein, with the translated sequence MKITVEHMDIDENEIILRCKSIDDEMLHILSFLKSRSQKLCAFKDRNELILLSPDNVYYCESVDEKVFLYCKNDVYQTALNLSELENNYSSVGFLRISKSMIVNLYKIKKLRSYTSGRIEVVMKNDEKIIVSRHYAPILRQKLEI